From one Aptenodytes patagonicus chromosome 16, bAptPat1.pri.cur, whole genome shotgun sequence genomic stretch:
- the CACNG1 gene encoding voltage-dependent calcium channel gamma-1 subunit, whose product MDQSKPLKVRLTFSVILVGVSLLFTAVVTDHWAVLSPRVEEYNATCEAAHFGLWRLCIKRIFMQEQGPKVKGCGPISLPGEHNCSYFKHFTPGQSSEIFEVTTQKEYSISAAAIAIFSIGFAIIGTICVLLSFSKKRDYLLKPASMFYTFAGLCIIISVEVMRQSVKRMIDSEETVWIEYTYSWSFACACASFVLLFICGITLLLIALPPFPQNPWETCMDAEPEH is encoded by the exons ATGGACCAGAGCAAACCCCTGAAGGTCCGGCTGACGTTCTCCGTGATCCTGGTTGGCGTCTCGCTCCTGTTTACAGCCGTAGTGACTGACCACTGGGCCGTGCTGAGCCCCAGAGTGGAGGAATATAATGCCACCTGCGAAGCGGCTCATTTCGGGCTATGGCGACTCTGTATAAAGCGGATCTTTATGCAGGAGCAAGGTCCCAAAGTGAAGGGCTGTGGGCCGATAAGCCTGCCAGGAG aaCACAACTGCTCCTACTTCAAGCACTTCACACCAGGACAGAGCTCGGAGATATTTGAAGTAACCACCCAGAAAG AATACAGCATTTCAGCTGCAGCCATTGCCATCTTCAGCATTGGCTTTGCAATCATCGGAACAATCTGCGTCCTCTTATCCTTCAGTAAAAAGAGGGACTATCTGCTGAAGCCAGCATCCATGTTCTACACCTTCGCAG GTCTCTGCATCATCATCTCTGTTGAAGTCATGAGACAATCCGTGAAGAGGATGATCGACAGCGAGGAGACAGTCTGGATTGAGTACACTTACTCCTGGTCCTTCGCCTGTGCCTGCGCCTCCTTTGTCCTGCTCTTCATCTGCGGCATCACCCTCCTCCTCATCGCactgcctcccttcccccagaaCCCCTGGGAGACCTGCATGGATGCAGAACCCGAGCACTGA